One region of Catenuloplanes indicus genomic DNA includes:
- a CDS encoding GAF domain-containing sensor histidine kinase, producing the protein MSEAARLAALHEYGLRDAPVDEELTSIVRAAAMVAGVPTATLNLIDDKLQCQLTTVGFTPHDAPREDSMCAVVFRDGRSTVVPDASRDPRFANNPWVTGRLGHIRFYASVPLVNADGHALGTLCVFDTTSGALNDIQMQALEGLAGVVVSLFERHRDVRRQAVLATEAQEQQQRAEAYLQLAQERQELIDAVHDSMQVAIVACDAQGRLSLFNRAARDLHGFDADPRVDPADLARRYDLYAADGTTPLATEDIPLLRALHDGKVDGAQIVIAPTGRPPVRVLCSGRVMSHPGGCRLGAVVTMTDITADQQQRQEIADRERLLSAVVETAPDAFVIADSQGRVTAWNPAAEAMFDIPSAEAVGRFLEDLIIPARLGVAHARGLSRRATTGEVRLTDVVQVPAVRRDGSELLAELSLGSFTWRGAPHFHAFLRDVTDREAARLSLAKANADLAAANSELDRFTAMIAHDLKGPLTAIAGYTEILEDLSQQRTPREERALAAIIRATTRMTAMLNDLLAYAHAANEPLDREETSIDAIVTELATDMHAAAAQPLRITHDALPVVHAQPTMLRQVLANLLNNAVKYVAPATEPHVHVAAETENDTVIISVIDNGIGIPAEARDRVFAMFHREHAQDYQGSGIGLATCRRIVERHGGRIWIDDSTPAGTTVKLSLPR; encoded by the coding sequence ATGAGCGAAGCCGCTCGGCTGGCCGCCCTGCACGAGTACGGATTGCGGGACGCTCCGGTCGACGAAGAACTGACCTCGATCGTGCGGGCCGCCGCCATGGTGGCCGGGGTGCCGACGGCCACCCTCAACCTCATCGACGACAAGCTGCAGTGCCAGCTGACGACGGTAGGTTTCACTCCCCACGATGCACCGCGCGAGGACTCGATGTGCGCGGTCGTGTTCCGCGACGGACGGAGCACCGTCGTGCCGGACGCCAGCCGAGACCCGAGGTTCGCGAACAACCCGTGGGTGACCGGGCGGCTGGGACACATCCGCTTCTACGCCTCCGTACCGCTGGTGAACGCCGACGGGCACGCGCTCGGCACCCTGTGCGTCTTCGACACCACGAGCGGCGCGTTGAACGACATCCAGATGCAGGCCCTGGAAGGGCTGGCAGGCGTGGTGGTGTCGCTGTTCGAACGGCACCGGGACGTACGCCGGCAGGCCGTCCTCGCCACCGAGGCGCAGGAGCAGCAACAGCGTGCCGAGGCGTATCTGCAACTGGCACAGGAACGCCAGGAACTCATCGACGCGGTGCACGACAGCATGCAGGTGGCGATCGTCGCCTGCGATGCGCAAGGACGGCTGTCGCTGTTCAATCGTGCCGCCCGTGACCTGCACGGCTTCGATGCCGACCCCCGCGTCGACCCAGCCGACCTCGCCCGGCGCTACGACCTCTATGCAGCCGACGGCACGACTCCGCTGGCCACCGAGGACATCCCGCTGCTACGGGCCCTGCACGACGGCAAGGTCGATGGCGCGCAGATCGTCATCGCACCCACCGGCCGCCCCCCGGTGCGGGTGTTGTGCTCCGGTCGCGTGATGTCCCACCCGGGCGGCTGCCGGCTCGGCGCCGTCGTGACGATGACCGACATCACCGCCGATCAGCAGCAGCGGCAAGAGATCGCCGACCGTGAACGTCTGCTCAGTGCCGTCGTCGAGACCGCGCCGGACGCGTTCGTCATCGCCGACTCCCAGGGGCGTGTCACCGCCTGGAATCCGGCCGCCGAAGCGATGTTCGACATCCCGTCCGCCGAGGCCGTGGGACGCTTCCTGGAAGATCTGATCATTCCCGCACGCCTCGGCGTCGCGCACGCACGCGGACTGTCGCGTCGCGCCACGACCGGGGAGGTACGGCTGACGGACGTCGTGCAGGTTCCCGCCGTACGCCGGGACGGCAGCGAACTGCTCGCGGAACTGAGCCTCGGCTCCTTCACCTGGCGGGGCGCACCTCACTTCCACGCCTTCCTCCGCGACGTCACCGACCGCGAAGCGGCACGGCTGAGTCTGGCCAAGGCCAACGCCGACCTCGCCGCCGCGAACAGCGAGCTGGACCGATTCACTGCCATGATCGCCCACGACCTCAAGGGACCGCTGACCGCCATCGCCGGCTACACGGAGATCCTCGAAGACCTCAGCCAGCAGCGCACCCCGCGTGAGGAGCGCGCGCTCGCGGCCATCATCCGGGCCACGACCCGAATGACCGCTATGTTGAACGATCTCCTCGCCTACGCACACGCCGCCAACGAACCGCTCGACCGCGAGGAGACCAGCATCGACGCGATCGTCACCGAACTCGCCACCGACATGCACGCCGCCGCTGCCCAGCCACTGCGCATCACCCACGACGCGCTGCCCGTCGTGCACGCACAGCCGACGATGCTGCGCCAGGTCCTGGCGAACCTGCTGAACAACGCCGTCAAGTACGTCGCCCCCGCTACCGAGCCACACGTACACGTCGCCGCCGAGACGGAGAACGACACGGTGATCATCAGCGTGATCGACAACGGCATCGGCATCCCGGCCGAGGCGCGCGACCGCGTGTTCGCCATGTTCCACCGCGAGCACGCCCAGGACTATCAGGGCAGCGGCATCGGGCTGGCCACCTGCCGCCGAATCGTCGAACGTCACGGTGGCCGCATCTGGATCGACGACAGCACCCCGGCCGGCACCACCGTCAAGCTGAGCCTCCCTCGCTGA
- a CDS encoding response regulator, with product MATIVIADDDPDAADLVAYAFEGAGHSVRTVLDGASALRLITQLQPDIAVLDQNMPRMTGSEVASAVRAHSPVLTTRILMITGRSERTMTAPVDRFLSKPVTPRQLTLVVADMLQDPAPGGTAADSPRKEHDDDVR from the coding sequence ATGGCGACGATAGTCATTGCCGACGACGATCCGGATGCCGCTGACCTGGTGGCATACGCCTTCGAAGGAGCCGGGCACTCGGTACGGACGGTGCTCGACGGCGCGAGCGCGCTCCGCCTCATCACCCAGCTGCAACCGGACATCGCCGTGCTCGATCAGAACATGCCGAGGATGACAGGATCGGAGGTCGCCTCCGCAGTCCGAGCACACTCGCCCGTCCTGACGACGAGGATCTTGATGATCACCGGCAGGAGTGAGCGCACGATGACGGCGCCCGTCGACCGTTTCCTCAGTAAACCCGTCACCCCCCGCCAGTTGACGCTCGTCGTCGCCGACATGCTGCAGGATCCGGCGCCCGGCGGCACCGCTGCTGACTCGCCCCGCAAGGAACACGACGATGACGTCCGGTGA
- a CDS encoding sensor histidine kinase — MLFAFSGLLGFVGLASGSGDAAMLWVVIVADVVVAAAALILPWQRWHSLAPALLSLPALAILALSTWAFGGIAAGTGPFFVVLFGWVGLRFPRWTAGLLVVPAAVAYVVPLVAAGQPAQVISSVVLLIPVGWGIAVLIAEQQRAQRVAYQRLEQLERRRADVAAALAHDVRSPLNSIQLVLETVRDEQLASDERTRFLDAASRQVERVVALSEYLLDVDMLDQSGQMRLARQPMPLRPACLAAMEFVDSAQISLVVGEDLTVFADPQRLQQMLVSLLINALRQGRGPVTVSAYGDAAKTHIRVCHQGTTTADERPAEAIRPEKRPPVAPEARRPSMSIARQLAQAHGGDLRYELGTAGGCYIVHLPGLPR, encoded by the coding sequence ATGCTGTTCGCGTTCTCCGGTCTGCTAGGTTTCGTCGGCCTCGCATCCGGCTCGGGCGACGCGGCGATGCTGTGGGTCGTCATCGTCGCCGATGTCGTCGTAGCGGCAGCCGCCCTGATACTGCCCTGGCAGCGCTGGCACTCGCTGGCTCCGGCGCTGCTGAGCCTGCCGGCACTTGCGATCCTGGCGCTGTCGACATGGGCCTTCGGCGGTATCGCGGCAGGGACCGGGCCGTTCTTCGTGGTGCTCTTCGGCTGGGTAGGGCTGCGTTTTCCCCGCTGGACGGCAGGCCTGCTGGTGGTGCCCGCCGCGGTCGCCTATGTCGTTCCGCTCGTCGCAGCGGGTCAGCCCGCCCAGGTGATCAGCAGCGTCGTGCTGCTGATCCCGGTGGGGTGGGGGATCGCCGTTCTGATCGCCGAGCAGCAACGGGCGCAGCGGGTGGCGTACCAACGCCTGGAGCAGCTGGAGCGGCGGCGCGCGGACGTGGCCGCCGCGCTGGCGCACGACGTGCGGTCGCCGCTCAACAGCATCCAGCTGGTGCTGGAGACCGTCCGGGACGAACAGCTGGCGAGCGATGAGCGGACACGCTTTCTGGATGCCGCCTCCCGCCAGGTGGAACGGGTGGTAGCTCTGTCCGAATATCTGCTGGACGTGGACATGCTGGACCAGAGCGGGCAGATGCGGCTCGCGCGTCAGCCGATGCCGCTGCGCCCAGCGTGTCTGGCCGCGATGGAATTCGTCGATAGTGCCCAGATCTCTCTCGTCGTCGGGGAGGACCTCACCGTCTTCGCCGATCCACAACGACTCCAGCAGATGCTGGTCAGTCTGTTGATCAATGCGCTGCGTCAGGGACGCGGGCCCGTGACGGTCTCGGCGTACGGCGACGCTGCCAAGACCCACATTCGGGTGTGTCACCAGGGCACCACAACCGCGGATGAACGGCCTGCCGAGGCGATCCGCCCGGAGAAACGCCCGCCGGTCGCGCCCGAAGCGCGCCGGCCGAGCATGTCGATCGCCCGGCAGCTCGCACAGGCTCACGGAGGGGATCTGCGATATGAACTCGGCACCGCCGGTGGGTGCTACATCGTTCACCTGCCAGGACTTCCCCGCTGA
- a CDS encoding GAF domain-containing sensor histidine kinase, giving the protein MTTESAVMSGGGEAGAVASERERLVRLHAYQVLDTPPEGEFNDIAALAAELCQTPIALVSFVDADRQWFKARVGLDVCETARSSSFCAHTMQQESVMQVPDALLDPRFAQNPLVLAEPHIRFYAGAPLRSASGASLGSLCVIDRRPRLLSPTQSAGLTTLARHVMVALELRQYRRSVSEVSQRLHDAERIKDEFLARVTHELRTPLTSIHGYLEALDGDDLPPGVTARFLATIRRNSDRLLHLVNDMMLAAELGCNAVQLDRERVSLTELATGAVDRNQGLAVAKDLWIRADALSDVDTIGDRVRLAQAIDRLVLNAIKFTAEGGIVIGTTTHEGQPVLTVTDTGVGIPEEDRDRMFRAFRRSAAAEQAEVQGVGLGLTIVKSIIDGHGGTIGIDSAPGRGTTVTLTLPSV; this is encoded by the coding sequence GTGACGACGGAGAGCGCTGTGATGAGCGGCGGTGGTGAAGCCGGCGCAGTCGCCTCCGAGCGTGAGCGGCTGGTACGGCTTCATGCCTACCAGGTGCTGGACACTCCCCCCGAGGGCGAGTTCAACGATATCGCCGCGCTCGCAGCGGAGCTGTGCCAGACACCGATCGCGCTGGTCAGTTTCGTCGACGCGGATCGGCAGTGGTTCAAGGCCCGGGTGGGTCTGGACGTGTGCGAGACTGCGCGCAGCAGCTCGTTCTGCGCGCACACCATGCAGCAGGAGTCGGTTATGCAGGTCCCGGACGCTCTGCTCGACCCGCGGTTCGCCCAGAACCCGCTGGTGCTCGCCGAGCCGCACATCCGCTTCTACGCCGGGGCGCCACTGCGGTCCGCCAGCGGGGCCTCGCTGGGCAGCCTCTGTGTGATCGACCGGCGGCCGCGGCTGCTCTCGCCCACGCAGTCGGCGGGACTGACGACGTTGGCGCGGCATGTGATGGTCGCACTCGAGCTGCGGCAGTACCGGCGCAGCGTCTCGGAGGTGTCGCAGCGGCTGCATGACGCGGAGCGGATCAAGGACGAGTTCCTCGCCCGGGTAACGCATGAGTTGCGTACCCCGCTCACGTCCATCCATGGTTATCTGGAGGCGCTGGACGGTGACGACCTACCTCCCGGGGTGACGGCGCGGTTCCTGGCCACCATCCGCCGTAACTCCGACCGGTTGCTGCATCTGGTCAACGACATGATGCTGGCGGCCGAACTCGGGTGCAACGCCGTACAGCTGGACAGGGAGCGGGTGAGCCTGACCGAACTGGCGACCGGGGCTGTGGACCGCAACCAAGGCCTGGCCGTCGCCAAGGATCTGTGGATACGGGCCGACGCCCTCAGTGACGTCGACACGATCGGTGACCGTGTCCGGCTGGCGCAGGCGATCGACCGCCTCGTCCTCAACGCCATCAAGTTCACCGCCGAGGGCGGCATCGTGATCGGCACGACGACACACGAGGGGCAGCCGGTGCTGACCGTAACCGACACCGGAGTGGGGATACCGGAGGAGGATCGCGACCGGATGTTCCGCGCCTTCCGCCGGTCCGCGGCCGCCGAGCAGGCCGAGGTGCAGGGCGTCGGGCTGGGACTGACCATCGTCAAGTCGATCATCGACGGTCACGGCGGCACGATCGGTATCGACAGTGCTCCCGGGCGCGGAACCACGGTCACACTGACTCTTCCATCCGTATGA
- a CDS encoding HEAT repeat domain-containing protein, translating to MSAAIIVMACVLALLAVAVVIVRVVRRWRVRQRTRIAAGPRRLMLALIADPDPDGVEELARLPAVSWRAVEPTATALLGKVRGDAHTSLVTVFRRRGLADLALTELGARSHVRRARAAELLGNLRAADAVQGLCGLLDDPHAEVRLVAVRALGRIGDPAAAWRLLASLARAEPTSVQMVALALTQCGAGTEAALRAALDHRAPLVRITALDALGLLQSAARLTMQAIARLLLDDDVLEVRLAAAGSLGRLGSRDGVLPLSTVLANDEQPVALRAASARALGAIGAPAAVQTLTGALPDKAYRVAHECAHALRRCGPAGFTSLQAVAIDSPNDVGMHAREALASAAIERGEANHSF from the coding sequence ATGTCCGCGGCAATCATCGTAATGGCCTGCGTGTTGGCGTTGCTGGCCGTCGCGGTCGTCATCGTTCGTGTCGTGCGGCGGTGGCGCGTGCGGCAGAGAACCCGGATCGCCGCCGGGCCGCGTCGCCTCATGCTGGCCTTGATCGCCGATCCTGACCCGGATGGCGTCGAGGAGCTCGCTCGGTTGCCGGCAGTGTCGTGGCGAGCCGTCGAGCCGACCGCCACGGCGCTTCTCGGGAAGGTACGCGGTGACGCACACACCAGCCTGGTCACCGTGTTCCGCCGCCGCGGTCTGGCCGATCTTGCTCTAACGGAGCTGGGTGCGCGCAGCCACGTCCGTCGAGCGCGCGCTGCGGAGCTGCTGGGTAACCTGCGCGCCGCGGACGCGGTGCAAGGACTGTGCGGTCTGCTGGATGACCCGCACGCGGAGGTACGGCTGGTCGCGGTACGCGCTCTCGGCCGCATCGGCGACCCGGCCGCCGCCTGGCGGTTGCTGGCCAGCCTGGCGCGCGCGGAGCCGACGTCGGTGCAGATGGTCGCGCTCGCGCTGACGCAATGCGGAGCCGGCACGGAGGCGGCGCTGCGCGCGGCTCTGGACCACCGGGCACCGCTGGTGCGCATCACCGCCCTGGACGCACTCGGGCTCCTGCAGTCCGCAGCCCGGCTGACGATGCAGGCGATCGCCCGGTTGCTACTCGACGACGACGTCCTCGAGGTCCGGCTCGCCGCTGCGGGGTCTCTGGGGCGGCTCGGTAGCCGTGATGGTGTGCTGCCCCTGAGCACCGTTCTCGCAAACGATGAGCAGCCGGTCGCGCTGAGGGCGGCGTCGGCCCGGGCGCTCGGCGCGATCGGTGCGCCCGCCGCCGTACAGACCTTGACCGGAGCCCTGCCGGATAAGGCATACCGGGTCGCTCACGAGTGCGCCCACGCGCTGCGCCGGTGCGGGCCCGCCGGTTTCACCAGCCTGCAGGCAGTGGCCATCGACTCCCCGAACGATGTCGGGATGCATGCGCGCGAAGCCCTTGCCAGCGCGGCGATCGAACGCGGTGAGGCGAACCACTCGTTCTGA
- a CDS encoding PP2C family protein-serine/threonine phosphatase, with translation MTARETANIDGRSALQPTPEVSLSRLGADARLDQLLERARKLLRADTSALLLVDPHARQLVSIAAKGLEEEVDDGFRISVGRGFAGRVAGERQPVALESVNADNVLHPLLLKKGVRSLLGVPIFAAEEVLGVLHVGTLTSREFTEPDVDLLQLLAERASEIIKARARGIDETAALALQRGLMPSRMPELPGVQLAARYVPGHHAGLGGDWYDVFVLPSGWLGVVIGDVSGHGLTAAVIMGRLRSALRAYALVCDDPAQALALLNQKMQHFEPGSLATALYAMLPPDRGSITLSAAGHLPPVMAAPGEPAAIVPVLVDPPLGFNDSDVERRTITVPFPDAAVFAAYTDGLVERRDEIIDTGLARLAAAIEADDAEEVCRKVMAAVGMEQPRDDIALLTMRRTANDAISSPDEPLAMKPGHDIRPVPARQRVPDPIRP, from the coding sequence GTGACTGCCCGCGAGACAGCAAACATCGACGGCCGCTCGGCTCTTCAGCCGACGCCGGAGGTCTCGCTGTCGCGCCTCGGCGCCGACGCCCGCTTGGATCAGCTGCTGGAGCGAGCTCGGAAGCTACTGCGTGCGGACACCTCGGCGCTGCTGCTGGTCGACCCGCATGCACGTCAACTGGTCTCCATCGCCGCCAAAGGCCTCGAGGAGGAGGTCGACGACGGTTTCCGGATCTCGGTCGGACGCGGCTTCGCCGGCCGGGTCGCCGGCGAACGCCAGCCGGTAGCCCTGGAGAGCGTGAACGCGGACAACGTGCTCCACCCCCTGCTGCTGAAGAAGGGGGTGCGGTCGCTGCTCGGCGTCCCGATCTTCGCCGCCGAGGAAGTCCTCGGCGTGCTGCACGTCGGCACGCTGACATCACGCGAATTCACCGAGCCGGACGTCGACCTGCTGCAGCTACTCGCCGAACGAGCTAGTGAGATCATCAAAGCGCGGGCGCGCGGCATCGACGAGACTGCCGCGCTGGCATTGCAGCGCGGGCTGATGCCGAGCCGGATGCCGGAGCTACCCGGTGTGCAGCTTGCCGCCCGGTATGTTCCCGGTCATCACGCCGGGCTCGGCGGCGACTGGTACGACGTGTTCGTGTTGCCGTCCGGGTGGCTCGGTGTGGTCATCGGCGACGTGTCCGGTCACGGGCTCACCGCCGCAGTGATCATGGGCCGCCTACGCAGCGCCCTCCGCGCTTATGCCCTCGTCTGCGACGACCCCGCGCAGGCCCTGGCACTGCTCAACCAGAAGATGCAACATTTCGAGCCTGGCAGTCTCGCCACTGCGCTGTACGCGATGCTGCCCCCCGATCGCGGCAGCATCACCCTGTCGGCCGCCGGTCACCTGCCGCCGGTCATGGCCGCACCCGGCGAGCCCGCCGCAATCGTGCCGGTGCTCGTCGATCCGCCGCTCGGCTTCAATGACTCCGACGTTGAGCGCCGCACGATCACCGTGCCGTTCCCCGATGCCGCGGTGTTCGCGGCGTACACGGACGGCCTCGTGGAGCGCCGGGATGAGATCATCGACACCGGCCTCGCCCGGCTCGCCGCGGCAATCGAGGCGGACGATGCCGAAGAAGTCTGCCGGAAGGTGATGGCGGCTGTGGGGATGGAACAACCACGTGACGACATCGCGCTGCTGACGATGCGCAGAACGGCGAACGACGCCATCAGCAGTCCCGACGAACCGCTCGCAATGAAGCCCGGCCACGATATCCGGCCAGTTCCTGCACGGCAGCGTGTGCCTGATCCCATCCGGCCATGA
- a CDS encoding response regulator, with product MLQSPTLDDHRPLILIAEGDDDFRELLALLVHSWEFRAVAVADGREAAAVLDRTRPDLLITELAVRGVNGLELCRLIRAEHRLRTVPALIISVHSSPDDIEAGYRAGADGYLVKPVSVHELQGTLRDLIEDRHEAGGGLGTGDEGTLPSMPSSMVMPSQLRGSVDPAAVFAHLGNSAIDWMAEGRRRSGGRRERNLAW from the coding sequence ATGCTGCAAAGCCCCACGCTTGATGACCATCGTCCATTGATTCTGATCGCCGAAGGTGACGACGACTTCCGAGAGCTATTGGCCCTTCTGGTGCACTCGTGGGAATTTCGGGCCGTCGCCGTTGCCGACGGCCGCGAAGCGGCGGCCGTACTCGACCGCACGCGTCCGGACCTCCTCATCACCGAACTCGCGGTTCGCGGCGTCAACGGGTTAGAACTGTGCCGCCTGATCCGCGCTGAACACCGGCTGCGGACCGTTCCGGCCCTCATCATCTCGGTGCACTCGAGCCCGGACGACATCGAGGCCGGCTACCGGGCCGGCGCCGACGGTTACCTGGTGAAGCCGGTCAGCGTCCACGAGTTGCAGGGCACCCTGCGCGATCTGATCGAGGACCGTCACGAGGCCGGTGGCGGCCTCGGAACGGGTGACGAAGGCACCCTGCCCTCGATGCCATCATCGATGGTGATGCCCTCGCAGCTCCGAGGGAGCGTCGATCCGGCCGCCGTCTTTGCTCACCTGGGTAACTCCGCGATCGATTGGATGGCCGAAGGCCGGCGCCGCTCAGGCGGCCGGAGAGAGCGAAACCTCGCCTGGTAA
- a CDS encoding sensor histidine kinase yields MRRVAAVSLLGAVLTAAALSQTAERVSIVSGVGLPDGWLLLGLTVLTCASELTVVRLRHGDAVEELSLYEAALVVVVLLLPPGQALLAALSALVVASAIQRRPLVKAVFNLGTYAAAVSGLILVVYAVAGTPGQMTVRVLLGVLLGTLLFTLINLGCLAQILGVVSGASPWRIIRDEAPLSAYMAVGTVATGLTTVEIARHSPMLLPFMAMPALALTYAYRAAAQEADERARSARLLELSQVLAEREDLVRRFLLLLREAFGADLAAADLTDTGELVSVDVNAPAEVAIGPVPSYLARLRHLDRPEHLSKGLPTDLRHLLVVPIEAGGHRFGTVALGSRIRGGRQLSMRDMTLLAPLGDALAVALRGAEHLDRLVEESSKLHAVVEQSSAGIVMVEGDGIVRMWNEAFADLTGVAAAEADGRRLADLLDVPGADDRAGLLPVTPQSPKTTAEITIRRADGELRRLRLAHSAVFTGERLVRDVIVITDLTREHRVERLKSDFIATVSHELRTPLTPIIGYLDLLRTRGARMAPEKRAQALELVADRARHMSRLVEDLLLASRVGDGQDEPALRVDLGTHDLVTLVHQVAEDMGGAEGRVVTHLPGEPVEVRCDAGRTIQVIGNLVGNALKYSPSTERVDVRLGVRDARAWVEVIDRGRGIPADQLTKVFEKFHRVEDPMTMSTGGTGLGLFIARRLAHAMGGDISLISALGTGTTFTLTLPLAHAQVP; encoded by the coding sequence ATGCGCCGGGTCGCCGCGGTGAGCTTGCTCGGTGCGGTCCTGACGGCCGCGGCGCTGTCCCAGACCGCGGAGCGCGTCAGCATCGTCAGCGGTGTAGGCCTGCCCGACGGGTGGCTGCTGCTCGGGCTCACCGTGCTGACCTGCGCGTCGGAACTGACCGTGGTGAGGCTGCGGCACGGTGACGCGGTGGAGGAGCTCAGTCTGTACGAGGCCGCGCTCGTCGTCGTGGTGCTGCTTCTCCCGCCCGGACAAGCGCTGCTTGCGGCCCTGTCTGCTCTGGTCGTCGCCAGCGCGATCCAGCGCCGCCCGCTGGTCAAGGCGGTGTTCAACCTCGGCACGTACGCCGCGGCCGTCTCCGGCCTGATCCTGGTGGTCTATGCCGTGGCCGGAACACCGGGCCAGATGACGGTCCGGGTACTCCTCGGCGTTCTGCTGGGCACGCTCCTCTTCACCTTGATCAACCTCGGGTGCCTGGCTCAGATCCTCGGCGTGGTCAGCGGCGCATCCCCGTGGCGGATCATCCGGGACGAGGCGCCACTGTCGGCGTACATGGCCGTCGGCACGGTGGCCACCGGCCTCACCACCGTCGAAATCGCGCGGCACAGCCCGATGCTGCTGCCGTTCATGGCCATGCCGGCACTGGCGCTCACCTACGCATACCGGGCTGCGGCGCAGGAGGCGGACGAGCGCGCGCGGTCGGCGCGCCTGCTGGAGTTGTCACAGGTCCTCGCCGAGCGCGAGGATCTGGTCCGCCGGTTTCTGCTCCTGCTGCGGGAAGCGTTCGGCGCCGACCTCGCCGCCGCCGACCTCACCGATACCGGCGAGCTCGTGAGTGTCGACGTGAACGCGCCCGCCGAGGTCGCCATTGGCCCGGTACCGAGTTATCTCGCCCGGCTCCGTCACCTTGACCGGCCGGAGCACCTGAGCAAAGGGCTCCCCACGGATCTGCGCCATCTGCTGGTCGTGCCGATCGAGGCCGGCGGCCACCGTTTCGGCACCGTGGCCCTGGGCAGTCGTATCCGCGGCGGGCGGCAGCTGTCGATGCGGGACATGACGTTGCTGGCGCCGCTGGGTGACGCCTTGGCGGTTGCCCTGCGCGGCGCTGAGCACCTGGATCGGCTGGTGGAGGAGTCGAGCAAGCTGCACGCCGTCGTCGAGCAATCCTCGGCCGGCATCGTCATGGTCGAGGGCGACGGCATCGTCCGGATGTGGAACGAGGCCTTCGCCGACCTGACCGGTGTCGCAGCGGCTGAGGCCGACGGCCGGCGGCTGGCCGACCTGCTCGACGTTCCCGGCGCCGACGACCGTGCCGGGCTGTTGCCGGTGACGCCGCAGTCACCGAAGACGACAGCCGAGATCACGATTCGCCGTGCCGACGGCGAGCTGCGCCGGCTGCGGCTGGCGCACTCCGCGGTCTTCACCGGTGAACGGCTCGTCCGCGATGTCATCGTGATCACCGACCTGACTAGAGAACACCGGGTGGAACGCCTGAAGTCCGACTTCATCGCTACGGTGTCGCACGAGCTGCGCACGCCGCTGACGCCGATCATCGGCTATCTCGATCTGCTGCGTACCCGCGGCGCGAGGATGGCGCCGGAGAAACGCGCGCAGGCGCTGGAACTCGTCGCCGACCGGGCCCGGCACATGTCCCGGCTGGTCGAGGACCTGCTTCTGGCGTCGCGGGTAGGCGACGGCCAGGACGAGCCGGCGCTGCGGGTGGACCTCGGCACGCACGACCTGGTCACCCTCGTCCATCAGGTTGCCGAAGACATGGGTGGCGCAGAGGGCCGCGTCGTGACGCACCTGCCCGGCGAGCCCGTCGAGGTCCGGTGCGATGCCGGGCGCACCATCCAGGTGATCGGCAACCTGGTCGGTAACGCCCTCAAGTATTCGCCGAGCACGGAGCGGGTTGACGTGCGGCTGGGTGTGCGTGACGCGCGAGCGTGGGTGGAGGTCATCGACCGGGGGCGGGGCATTCCGGCGGACCAGCTGACGAAGGTGTTCGAGAAGTTCCACCGGGTCGAAGATCCGATGACGATGAGTACCGGCGGCACCGGTCTGGGGCTGTTCATCGCGCGCCGGCTGGCCCACGCGATGGGCGGGGACATCTCGCTGATCTCGGCCCTCGGCACGGGTACGACCTTCACGCTGACGCTACCGCTGGCTCATGCTCAGGTCCCGTAG